Proteins from a single region of Macaca nemestrina isolate mMacNem1 chromosome 13, mMacNem.hap1, whole genome shotgun sequence:
- the LOC105465455 gene encoding all-trans-retinol 13,14-reductase-like: MQRKIATCHGTVAGLQVLSNGHSKREIHGGRGPSSLSWSSQTLSQALVPADVSVRKGHELVNIYCPVVVSNAGLFNTYEHLLPGNARCLPGVKQQLGMVRPGLGMMSVFICLQGTKEDLHLPSTNYYVYHDTDMDQAMERYVSMPREEAVEHIPLLFIAFPSAKDPTWEDRFPGRSSMTMLIPSAYEWFEEWQAELKGKRGSDYETFKNSFVEASMSVVMKLFPQLEGKVESVTAGSPLTNQFYLAAPRGARYGADHDLGRLHPRVMASLRAQSPIPNLYLTGQDIFTCGLVGALQGALLCSSAILKRNLYSDLKDLGSRIQAQKKKN, from the exons GTAGCTGGACTCCAAGTTCTGAGCAATGGGCACAGTAAGAGAGAGATCCATGGGGGCCGTGGGCCTTCCTCTTTGTCCTGGAGCTCACAGACCCTCAGCCAAGCACTTGTGCCTGCAGATGTCAGTGTGAGGAAGGGGCATGAGCTGGTGAACATCTATTGCCCCGTCGTGGTCTCCAATGCAGGGCTGTTCAACACCTATGAGCACCTACTGCCGGGGAATGCCCGCTGTCTGCCAG GTGTGAAGCAGCAGCTGGGGATGGTTCGGCCTGGCTTAGGCATGATGTCTGTTTTCATCTGCCTGCAAGGCACCAAGGAGGACCTGCATCTGCCGTCCACCAACTACTATGTTTACCATGACACGGACATGGACCAGGC GATGGAGCGCTACGTCTCCATGCCCAGGGAAGAGGCTGTGGAACACATCCCTCTTCTGTTCATCGCTTTCCCATCAGCCAAGGATCCGACCTGGGAGGACCGATTCCCAG GCCGGTCCAGCATGACCATGCTCATACCCAGCGCCTACGAGTGGTTTGAGGAGTGGCAGGCGGAGCTGAAGGGAAAGCGGGGCAGTGACTATGAGACCTTCAAAAACTCCTTTGTGGAAGCCTCTATGTCAGTGGTCATGAAACTGTTCCCACAGCTGGAGGGGAAG GTGGAGAGTGTGACTGCAGGATCCCCACTCACCAACCAGTTCTATCTGGCTGCTCCCCGAGGTGCCCGCTACGGGGCTGACCACGACCTGGGCCGCCTGCACCCTCGTGTGATGGCCTCCTTGAGGGCCCAGAGCCCCATCCCCAACCTCTACCTGACAG GCCAGGATATCTTCACCTGTGGGCTGGTCGGGGCCCTGCAAGGTGCCCTGCTGTGCAGCAGTGCCATCCTGAAGCGGAACTTGTACTCAGACCTTAAGGATCTTGGCTCTAGGATCCAGGcacagaagaagaagaattag